Proteins found in one Streptococcus mitis genomic segment:
- a CDS encoding sugar-binding domain-containing protein, whose product MRREEVLRNYWFFSQEVGKEEALASDFQRGNWQAIQVPHDWSIYNDFDQYSPAQNEGGQLNGGQAWYRTQFYLEEDASLVSVRLLFDGVYMNAQVYINGQVLGYYPNGYTPFSYDITPYLRNDGTANQLAVFVENQQPSSRWYSGSGIYREVKLLITDSVHLDLYGSKIKSPKLKEQRDGWVETQLTSKVSNDGPQSVSVYLEQSIWYEGQQLSDWQATDSVMIEAGDKYSFQQAISIFQPLLWDIDYPHLYQLKTRLYKNGILVDEEEETFGYRYMNWQADKGFFLNGRWLKIHGVCLHHDYGALGAVENRSAAERRLRQMKEMGVNAIRITHNPASSILLDVAAKMGLLIQEEAFDTWYGGKKEYDYGRFFEEEATHPEAKAGDFWSDYDLRTMIERGKNNPAIFMWSLGNEVSEANGDAHSLKTIKRLLGRVKEVDDSRFMTMGMDQFRFGDGSGGHEKIADLLDVVGLNYSEDNIDAIRKRHPKWRLYGSETSSATRTRDSYFRPAKEWVGDNRRVRNFEQSDYGNDRVPWGKTATASWIADRNRLDYAGQFIWTGVDYIGEPTPWHNQNDTPVKSSYFGIVDTAGIPKNDYYLYQSQWVDLDQHPIVHILPHWNWEIHKSYQQVVDKYGDIPVRVYSNARSVELFLNGKSQGRKTFQEKWISGGRKYQEGQGSDQLYLEWCLAYQPGELRAVAYDCQGQLVAEDRVVTAGKPAKIGLHAEKTQLEPDGQDLLYLYFDVLDKDGNWVPTASNQLHFKIEGPACIVGVDNGRQASRERYKAQKNGRFKRKAFHGRGVLLVQSLEQAGLVRVKASARGLEPASFDLLVGEVFDCHPVKNQRLFEIRVDNQAGLQEGDSPAIGLYPQIVDNPVNKVGNSEVIWETSGGAHAIINQGVLHCLSAGDLAIRDMYQGKTYQTHLQVAENTSLGKAVSVRPLRLYTAKGTYPQLPSSVLVDYESGSAKRVKVVWEAISEEDIASFHTFTVSGQLEGLDLKASAQVCVQGICAIEPEKVWTLVKEAPHLPDRVKLVLSDSRRDTAKVTWDELDPQVYAQVGESVLTGQVAGCELPATVTIHVTDVSVDGEVISNQWTGSNLPLVFASHSELNHPASYLNDKVIARKKSTANTWIAKSEQASVGILFGDAGILKPRFVDNVTLYYVENQEYVAVDPTFIDYYIGNEPSLPRTPNHLDKDSLLKQEQNWRPVSVIRKVSSDKDEELRFEFDKVETYALRLRFENLENPLALTELQVHAKKVKKNVDRK is encoded by the coding sequence ATGAGAAGAGAAGAAGTTTTACGAAATTACTGGTTTTTTAGCCAGGAGGTGGGGAAAGAAGAGGCCTTGGCATCGGATTTTCAGAGGGGAAATTGGCAGGCCATTCAAGTGCCACATGACTGGAGTATTTACAATGATTTTGACCAGTATTCGCCAGCGCAAAATGAGGGTGGCCAGTTAAACGGGGGTCAGGCTTGGTACCGGACGCAGTTTTACTTGGAAGAAGATGCCAGTCTTGTATCGGTGCGTTTGCTCTTTGACGGTGTTTACATGAATGCCCAAGTTTATATCAACGGGCAAGTGCTGGGTTATTATCCCAATGGCTACACACCCTTTTCTTATGATATTACGCCTTATCTAAGAAATGATGGGACGGCCAACCAGCTTGCGGTTTTTGTGGAAAATCAGCAACCTAGCAGTCGTTGGTACTCTGGTAGCGGTATTTACCGAGAAGTGAAATTGTTGATTACGGATTCGGTACATCTGGATTTGTATGGGAGTAAGATAAAAAGTCCCAAGCTCAAGGAGCAAAGAGATGGATGGGTGGAAACTCAGCTTACAAGTAAGGTTTCAAATGATGGTCCTCAGTCTGTGTCAGTATATTTGGAACAGAGTATCTGGTATGAAGGGCAGCAACTGTCAGACTGGCAGGCGACAGATTCTGTAATGATTGAAGCTGGGGACAAATATTCTTTCCAACAAGCCATATCAATTTTTCAACCCTTGCTTTGGGATATTGATTATCCTCACCTTTACCAATTGAAGACTCGCCTTTACAAAAATGGTATTTTGGTTGATGAAGAAGAGGAGACTTTTGGTTACCGCTATATGAATTGGCAAGCGGATAAGGGCTTCTTTCTCAATGGTCGCTGGTTGAAGATTCATGGGGTTTGTCTGCACCATGACTATGGAGCGCTGGGAGCTGTGGAAAACAGGTCAGCTGCCGAGAGACGATTGCGCCAGATGAAGGAAATGGGGGTCAATGCAATCCGAATCACCCATAATCCAGCCAGTAGTATTTTGCTGGATGTGGCTGCCAAAATGGGTTTACTCATCCAAGAAGAAGCCTTTGATACCTGGTATGGAGGCAAGAAAGAATATGATTATGGTCGCTTTTTTGAGGAAGAAGCGACTCATCCAGAAGCGAAAGCAGGCGATTTCTGGTCAGATTATGATTTGCGCACTATGATTGAGCGTGGTAAGAACAATCCAGCGATTTTTATGTGGTCCTTGGGAAATGAAGTCAGCGAAGCAAATGGCGATGCTCATTCATTGAAGACTATCAAACGCTTGCTGGGAAGGGTCAAGGAGGTTGATGATAGTCGTTTTATGACCATGGGAATGGATCAGTTCCGCTTTGGAGATGGTTCTGGAGGTCATGAAAAGATTGCTGATTTGCTGGATGTGGTGGGCTTGAATTACTCAGAAGACAATATTGACGCGATTCGTAAAAGACATCCCAAGTGGCGACTTTACGGATCTGAAACCTCATCGGCTACACGGACGCGTGATAGCTATTTTCGCCCAGCTAAGGAATGGGTTGGGGATAATCGCCGCGTGCGGAATTTTGAACAGTCAGACTATGGCAATGATCGAGTTCCTTGGGGGAAGACAGCGACGGCTTCTTGGATAGCAGATAGAAATCGGCTAGACTATGCAGGTCAATTTATCTGGACAGGAGTGGACTATATCGGTGAGCCGACTCCTTGGCACAATCAAAATGACACGCCTGTAAAGAGTTCCTATTTTGGGATTGTGGACACAGCAGGGATTCCTAAAAATGACTATTATCTCTATCAAAGTCAGTGGGTGGACCTAGATCAGCATCCCATAGTTCATATACTGCCCCACTGGAATTGGGAAATTCACAAGAGTTATCAACAAGTTGTGGATAAGTATGGGGATATCCCTGTTAGAGTGTATTCAAATGCCCGTTCTGTAGAGCTATTTCTCAATGGAAAATCCCAAGGTAGGAAGACCTTTCAGGAAAAATGGATTTCAGGCGGTAGAAAATACCAAGAGGGACAAGGTTCTGACCAACTCTATCTCGAATGGTGTTTGGCTTATCAACCGGGAGAATTGCGTGCTGTGGCCTATGACTGTCAAGGTCAGCTTGTGGCAGAAGATAGGGTGGTGACTGCAGGTAAGCCAGCCAAAATCGGGTTACATGCCGAGAAAACACAACTGGAGCCAGATGGGCAAGATCTCCTCTATCTCTATTTTGATGTATTGGACAAGGATGGAAATTGGGTGCCGACTGCTTCCAATCAGCTTCATTTTAAAATTGAGGGCCCTGCTTGCATTGTGGGTGTGGATAATGGTAGGCAGGCCAGTCGTGAACGTTACAAGGCTCAGAAAAATGGTCGTTTTAAGAGGAAAGCCTTTCATGGCAGAGGTGTCCTCTTAGTTCAGAGCTTGGAGCAGGCAGGTCTAGTCAGAGTAAAAGCTAGTGCTAGAGGGCTAGAGCCAGCAAGTTTTGATCTCTTAGTGGGAGAGGTTTTTGATTGCCATCCAGTGAAAAATCAGCGCTTATTTGAGATTCGAGTGGACAATCAGGCCGGATTACAAGAAGGAGATTCCCCAGCTATTGGACTTTATCCACAAATTGTGGATAACCCTGTGAACAAGGTGGGGAATAGTGAAGTGATTTGGGAGACGAGTGGTGGTGCCCACGCCATTATCAATCAGGGAGTGCTTCACTGCTTGTCTGCAGGGGACTTGGCTATCCGAGACATGTATCAAGGTAAGACCTATCAAACTCACTTGCAGGTCGCAGAAAATACCTCACTAGGGAAGGCAGTTTCTGTACGACCACTTCGCTTGTATACAGCTAAGGGAACTTATCCACAGCTGCCATCTTCAGTTTTGGTGGACTATGAGTCCGGTAGTGCAAAACGAGTCAAGGTTGTTTGGGAGGCAATATCCGAAGAAGATATAGCAAGCTTTCATACATTTACGGTATCTGGTCAGCTAGAGGGGTTGGATTTAAAGGCTTCTGCTCAGGTTTGTGTCCAAGGAATTTGCGCTATTGAGCCTGAAAAGGTTTGGACGCTTGTCAAGGAAGCCCCACACTTACCAGACCGAGTCAAGCTAGTCTTATCAGATAGTAGACGAGATACGGCCAAGGTGACTTGGGATGAACTCGATCCTCAAGTCTATGCTCAGGTAGGAGAAAGTGTGCTCACAGGACAAGTAGCGGGCTGTGAGTTGCCAGCAACAGTCACCATTCATGTGACAGATGTCAGTGTAGATGGGGAAGTTATTTCTAATCAGTGGACAGGGTCCAACCTGCCTCTGGTTTTTGCTTCTCACTCAGAGCTGAATCACCCAGCCTCTTACCTCAATGACAAGGTCATTGCTCGAAAGAAATCGACAGCAAATACTTGGATTGCTAAGTCCGAGCAAGCCAGCGTGGGCATTCTTTTTGGAGATGCAGGGATTTTAAAACCGCGATTTGTGGATAACGTGACCTTGTATTATGTTGAGAATCAAGAATATGTGGCTGTTGATCCGACCTTTATTGATTATTACATAGGGAATGAGC
- a CDS encoding SPFH domain-containing protein translates to MIFVVVCVLLLVIVTLSTVYVVRQQSVAIIERFGKYQKVANSGIHIRLPFGIDSIAARIQLRLLQSDIVVETKTKDNVFVMMNVATQYRVNEQSVTDAYYKLMRPESQIKSYIEDALRSSVPKLTLDELFEKKDEIALEVQHQVAEEMTTYGYIIVKTLITKVEPDAEVKQSMNEINAAQRKRVAAQELAEADKIKIVTAAEAEAEKDRLHGVGIAQQRKAIVDGLAESITELKEANVGMTEEQIMSILLTNQYLDTLNTFASKGNQTIFLPNTPNGVDDIRTQILSALRAEKK, encoded by the coding sequence ATGATTTTTGTGGTGGTTTGTGTGCTCCTATTGGTGATAGTCACACTGAGTACAGTTTATGTGGTTCGTCAGCAGTCGGTGGCGATTATTGAACGCTTTGGGAAATACCAAAAGGTTGCCAATAGCGGTATTCATATTCGATTGCCTTTTGGGATTGACTCGATTGCAGCACGAATCCAGTTACGCTTGTTGCAAAGCGATATTGTGGTTGAGACTAAGACCAAGGACAATGTGTTCGTTATGATGAATGTGGCAACCCAGTACCGTGTCAATGAGCAGAGCGTGACAGATGCCTATTATAAACTCATGCGTCCAGAATCTCAGATTAAATCTTATATCGAAGACGCCCTTCGCTCTTCTGTTCCAAAATTAACCTTGGATGAATTGTTTGAGAAAAAAGATGAGATTGCCCTCGAGGTTCAACATCAAGTAGCAGAAGAAATGACAACTTACGGCTATATTATCGTGAAAACCTTGATTACCAAGGTCGAACCAGATGCAGAAGTTAAGCAATCCATGAATGAAATCAATGCGGCGCAACGCAAGCGGGTCGCAGCGCAAGAATTGGCGGAAGCCGACAAGATTAAAATCGTCACTGCAGCTGAAGCCGAAGCAGAAAAAGACCGCCTCCATGGTGTGGGGATTGCCCAACAACGTAAGGCGATTGTGGATGGATTGGCAGAGTCTATCACAGAACTCAAGGAAGCCAATGTTGGCATGACAGAAGAACAAATCATGTCTATCCTCTTGACCAACCAGTATTTGGATACCTTGAATACCTTTGCCTCTAAAGGAAACCAAACTATCTTTTTACCAAATACTCCAAATGGTGTGGATGATATCCGTACACAAATCTTGTCAGCCCTTCGCGCTGAGAAGAAATAA
- a CDS encoding 5'-nucleotidase, lipoprotein e(P4) family has protein sequence MKTAKTTVTILSTLASVVLLASCTTKSTETQTSNNSSSDNQITMTYDQLRSRENTMSTLWYQKSAETKALYIQGYNVATNHLKELLKTESDKPYSIVLDLDETVLDNSPYQVQNVKDGTAFTPENWDVWVQKASAKAVPGAKDFLQFADQNGVQIYYISDRSANQVDATIKNLESEGIPVQGRDHLMFLESGVKSKEGRRQKVQEKTNLILLFGDNLVDFADFSKTSESDRDKQLEELQKEFGEKFIIFPNPMYGSWESAVYAGNKLDAKGQVEERQKALQGFDK, from the coding sequence ATGAAAACAGCAAAAACTACTGTTACAATCCTTTCTACACTTGCTTCTGTCGTCTTATTGGCTAGTTGTACAACAAAGTCTACAGAAACACAGACAAGCAATAATAGCTCATCTGATAATCAGATTACAATGACATATGACCAACTACGGTCGAGAGAAAACACTATGTCAACCCTTTGGTATCAAAAATCAGCTGAAACCAAAGCTTTATACATACAGGGTTATAACGTTGCAACAAATCACCTAAAGGAATTGCTCAAAACAGAATCAGACAAACCTTACTCTATCGTTTTAGACTTGGATGAAACTGTCCTAGATAATAGCCCTTATCAAGTACAAAATGTCAAAGACGGTACAGCATTCACACCCGAAAATTGGGATGTTTGGGTTCAAAAAGCTTCAGCAAAAGCTGTCCCAGGTGCCAAAGATTTTCTTCAGTTTGCTGATCAAAACGGTGTCCAAATCTACTATATTTCTGACCGCTCAGCTAATCAAGTAGATGCTACCATTAAAAATCTTGAAAGTGAAGGAATTCCTGTTCAAGGACGTGATCATCTCATGTTCTTAGAAAGCGGTGTAAAATCCAAAGAAGGTCGTCGCCAAAAAGTTCAAGAAAAAACAAACCTTATCTTATTATTTGGTGATAACCTCGTAGACTTTGCAGATTTTTCTAAGACTTCTGAATCTGACCGTGATAAACAACTTGAAGAATTGCAAAAAGAATTCGGTGAAAAATTCATCATCTTCCCAAATCCAATGTACGGATCATGGGAATCAGCTGTATACGCTGGTAATAAACTAGATGCTAAAGGTCAAGTAGAAGAACGCCAAAAAGCCTTGCAAGGTTTTGACAAATAA